One region of Anaeromyxobacter paludicola genomic DNA includes:
- a CDS encoding nucleoside kinase, with amino-acid sequence MPALPEPSSPSSHPVQGRSIPRSPTVTVRRGERVDTVPTGTRVGALLPGEVGGVLVVAGLLGQKPVSLATPLVADATLAPLTTEHWEGRRIYARSVALVLLEAARRHWPECVVRLGPSRGRTQVVAFEGAAPAKLPVLAATLTAEMARVAAEDLPIRHETWMVEEAIFLFEQRGWREAARLLRHRRENTVPLVACGEIYALGMGPMLPSTAEVRGFTLTAAENHLLLDLGRRDPRNGVQAVAAAEASESSMERAHEAWLEAMGVRSVGDFGEACVSGQVSQLINVAEGFHEKRIGQIADDIAAAGDRIRIIAVAGPSSSGKTTFIRRLKVQLQIDGKNPLGLGLDDYYVDREKTVRDAAGELDFEALEALDLPLLQDHVRRLLAGEAVRTARYDFKTGRSHPEGGPVIQLRRGDVLMLEGIHGLNPALLGGIPRPGELFRVFVHPATTLAFDRLSRVSATDLRLLRRIVRDRHQRGYSAAENILRWPSVQAGERKHIFPFQAEADAVFDTSLIYEPAVLKVYAERYLLEVPASHPAFPTAHRLRLLIDQFVSIYPDHVPPTSLLREFIGGSGFEY; translated from the coding sequence ATGCCCGCCCTGCCCGAGCCGTCGTCCCCGTCCTCCCACCCGGTCCAGGGGCGCTCGATCCCGCGCTCGCCCACGGTGACGGTCCGCCGCGGCGAGCGGGTGGACACCGTGCCCACCGGGACGCGCGTCGGCGCGCTCCTCCCCGGCGAGGTGGGCGGCGTGCTGGTGGTGGCCGGGCTCCTCGGCCAGAAGCCGGTCTCGCTCGCCACCCCGCTCGTCGCCGACGCCACCCTGGCGCCGCTCACCACCGAGCACTGGGAGGGGCGGCGCATCTACGCCCGCAGCGTGGCGCTGGTGCTCCTCGAGGCCGCCCGCCGGCACTGGCCGGAGTGCGTGGTCCGGCTCGGGCCCTCCCGCGGCCGCACCCAGGTGGTCGCCTTCGAGGGCGCGGCCCCCGCCAAGCTGCCGGTGCTCGCCGCGACGCTCACCGCCGAGATGGCGCGCGTCGCCGCGGAGGACCTCCCCATCCGCCACGAGACCTGGATGGTGGAGGAGGCCATCTTCCTCTTCGAGCAGCGCGGGTGGCGCGAGGCCGCCCGCCTGCTCCGGCACCGGCGCGAGAACACCGTGCCGCTCGTGGCCTGCGGCGAGATCTACGCCCTCGGCATGGGCCCGATGCTCCCCTCCACCGCCGAGGTCCGCGGCTTCACCCTCACCGCGGCCGAGAACCACCTCCTGCTCGACCTCGGCCGGCGCGACCCGCGCAACGGGGTGCAGGCGGTCGCCGCCGCGGAGGCGAGCGAGAGCTCCATGGAGCGGGCGCACGAGGCCTGGCTCGAGGCCATGGGCGTGCGGAGCGTGGGCGACTTCGGCGAGGCCTGCGTGAGCGGCCAGGTGAGCCAGCTCATCAACGTGGCCGAGGGGTTCCACGAGAAGCGGATCGGCCAGATCGCCGACGACATCGCCGCCGCCGGCGACCGGATCCGGATCATCGCCGTGGCCGGCCCCTCCTCCTCCGGCAAGACCACCTTCATCCGGAGGCTCAAGGTCCAGCTCCAGATCGACGGCAAGAACCCGCTCGGCCTCGGGCTCGACGACTACTACGTGGACCGCGAGAAGACCGTCCGCGACGCGGCCGGCGAGCTCGACTTCGAGGCGCTCGAGGCGCTCGACCTCCCGCTCCTGCAGGACCACGTGCGCCGGCTCCTGGCCGGCGAGGCGGTGCGCACCGCGCGCTACGACTTCAAGACCGGCCGGTCACACCCCGAGGGCGGACCGGTCATCCAGCTCCGGCGCGGCGACGTGCTCATGCTCGAGGGCATCCACGGCCTCAACCCGGCGCTCCTGGGCGGGATCCCGCGCCCCGGCGAGCTCTTCCGCGTCTTCGTGCACCCGGCCACCACGCTCGCCTTCGACCGGCTCTCGCGCGTCTCGGCGACCGACCTGCGGCTCCTGCGCCGGATCGTCCGCGACCGGCACCAGCGCGGCTACTCGGCCGCCGAGAACATCCTCCGCTGGCCGTCGGTGCAGGCCGGCGAGCGCAAGCACATCTTCCCCTTCCAGGCCGAGGCCGACGCGGTCTTCGACACCTCGCTCATCTACGAGCCGGCGGTGCTGAAGGTCTACGCCGAGCGGTACCTGCTGGAGGTGCCGGCGAGCCACCCCGCCTTCCCCACCGCGCACCGGCTCCGGCTGCTCATCGACCAGTTCGTCTCCATCTACCCCGATCACGTGCCCCCGACCTCGCTCCTCCGGGAGTTCATCGGCGGGAGCGGGTTCGAGTACTGA
- a CDS encoding class I SAM-dependent rRNA methyltransferase produces MEPYVTVTRRGADRLAHGHPWIYRGDVESAPARVESGDVVTIQDGRRKFLGKAFWSARSKIALRLLTRDEEPVDDDFFAERIRSAIDLRRVAFGDEPAVRLVHGEADLLPGLVADRYGDVAVVQTLVPGTDRRKALIADVLAGELGLRTVVQRNDVRVRELEGLPQEKGVLRGEAPGALEYREGEVRLGLDVLEGQKTGAFLDQRENHLAAGGYARGRCVDCFSYAGGFALQLARRASEVTAVEMQPVAAGLLRGNAARNRAGNLSVVEANAFDWLRDESEKAPSWDLVVLDPPAFAKNKEAVPAARRGYKEINLRAMQILKPGGILVTASCSYHVPEAMLEEIVHEAARDAGRPVQVLERRGAGRDHPVLLGVPETRYLKCFVLRLP; encoded by the coding sequence ATGGAACCCTACGTCACCGTCACCCGGCGCGGCGCCGACCGGCTCGCCCACGGCCACCCCTGGATCTACCGCGGCGACGTCGAGTCGGCCCCGGCGCGCGTCGAGAGCGGCGACGTGGTCACCATCCAGGACGGCCGCCGCAAGTTCCTCGGCAAGGCCTTCTGGTCCGCCCGCTCCAAGATCGCGCTCCGCCTGCTCACGCGGGACGAGGAGCCGGTGGACGACGACTTCTTCGCCGAGCGGATCCGGAGCGCCATCGACCTGCGGCGCGTCGCCTTCGGGGACGAGCCCGCGGTGCGGCTGGTCCACGGCGAGGCGGACCTCCTCCCCGGGCTGGTGGCCGACCGCTACGGCGACGTGGCGGTGGTGCAGACGCTCGTCCCGGGCACCGACCGCCGCAAGGCGCTCATCGCCGACGTCCTGGCGGGCGAGCTCGGCCTGCGGACCGTGGTGCAGCGCAACGACGTGCGGGTGCGCGAGCTCGAGGGGCTGCCGCAGGAGAAGGGCGTGCTCCGGGGCGAGGCGCCGGGCGCGCTCGAGTACCGCGAGGGCGAGGTGCGGCTCGGGCTCGACGTGCTCGAGGGCCAGAAGACCGGCGCCTTCCTCGACCAGCGGGAGAACCACCTCGCGGCGGGGGGCTACGCGCGCGGCCGCTGCGTGGACTGCTTCAGCTACGCCGGCGGGTTCGCGCTGCAGCTGGCGCGGCGCGCCAGCGAGGTCACCGCGGTCGAGATGCAGCCGGTCGCGGCCGGGCTCCTGCGGGGGAACGCCGCCCGCAACCGGGCCGGCAACCTCTCGGTCGTGGAGGCGAACGCCTTCGACTGGCTGCGCGACGAGTCGGAGAAGGCGCCGTCCTGGGATCTCGTGGTGCTCGACCCGCCGGCCTTCGCCAAGAACAAGGAGGCGGTCCCGGCGGCGCGGCGCGGGTACAAGGAGATCAACCTGCGCGCCATGCAGATCCTGAAGCCGGGCGGGATCCTGGTCACCGCCTCCTGCAGCTACCACGTGCCCGAGGCGATGCTGGAGGAGATCGTCCACGAGGCGGCGCGCGACGCCGGCCGGCCGGTGCAGGTGCTGGAGCGCCGCGGGGCGGGGCGCGACCACCCGGTGCTCCTGGGCGTCCCCGAGACCCGCTACCTGAAGTGCTTCGTGCTCCGGCTGCCGTAG
- a CDS encoding YgaP family membrane protein, with translation MTVERAVRMLAGTFVLLSLALGAPASPVYVSSWFLWFTAFVGANLFQSALTGFCPAATIFRKLGVGGSCSVERGVEPQ, from the coding sequence ATGACGGTCGAACGAGCGGTGCGGATGCTGGCGGGGACCTTCGTGCTCCTCTCGCTGGCGCTCGGCGCGCCGGCGAGCCCGGTGTACGTGAGCAGCTGGTTCCTCTGGTTCACGGCGTTCGTGGGCGCGAACCTGTTCCAGAGCGCGCTCACCGGGTTCTGCCCGGCGGCGACGATCTTCCGGAAGCTGGGCGTCGGCGGGAGCTGCTCGGTGGAGCGGGGGGTCGAGCCGCAGTAG
- a CDS encoding cystathionine beta-synthase, producing the protein MPYHDSVLSAIGHTPLVRLQKVVGPEDATVLVKLEYLNPGGSIKDRMALHILEKAERAGVLKPGGTIVENTSGNTGVGVAMAAAVKGYRCIFTMPDKMSKEKQDTLKAFGAQVVVTPTNVPAESPESYYSVAKRIAAETPNSFYLNQYHNPDNVEAHYRVTAPEIWEQTGGKFDAFVAGVGTGGTMSGCGRYFKEKNPQIQNVGVDPVGSVYHSMFKTGKLSQPHVYKVEGIGEDMMCGAMDLAVMDDVRQVDDRQAFTMARRLAREEGIFAGGSAGAAVHVAVQLAKELGKGKTIVVPLPDGGRAYISKFFSDEWMRDNGFPVAEGAEGVASATVRDILGGRRGEVITARKTDKVEVVVKAMKEHDISQMPVVDDAGRVLGMIHEYDLLNFLIEGKHRLTEVVEPLVQPLQGVVSADTAIGKLRDIFNDDNVAVVKEGDKVTGIVTKIDLIDFLGRKLH; encoded by the coding sequence ATGCCCTACCACGACAGCGTCCTCTCGGCCATCGGCCACACCCCGCTGGTCCGGCTGCAGAAGGTGGTCGGCCCCGAGGACGCGACCGTCCTGGTGAAGCTCGAGTACCTGAACCCCGGCGGCTCCATCAAGGACCGCATGGCCCTCCACATCCTCGAGAAGGCCGAGCGTGCGGGCGTGCTCAAGCCCGGCGGCACCATCGTGGAGAACACCAGCGGCAACACCGGCGTCGGCGTGGCGATGGCCGCGGCCGTGAAGGGGTACCGCTGCATCTTCACGATGCCCGACAAGATGTCGAAGGAGAAGCAGGACACGCTCAAGGCCTTCGGCGCCCAGGTGGTCGTCACGCCGACCAACGTGCCCGCCGAGTCGCCCGAGAGCTACTACTCGGTCGCGAAGCGGATCGCCGCCGAGACGCCCAACAGCTTCTACCTGAACCAGTACCACAACCCCGACAACGTCGAGGCGCACTACCGGGTGACCGCGCCGGAGATCTGGGAGCAGACCGGCGGCAAGTTCGACGCCTTCGTGGCCGGCGTCGGCACCGGCGGGACGATGAGCGGCTGCGGCCGCTACTTCAAGGAGAAGAACCCGCAGATCCAGAACGTCGGGGTGGACCCGGTCGGCTCCGTCTACCACTCGATGTTCAAGACCGGGAAGCTGTCCCAGCCGCACGTCTACAAGGTGGAGGGGATCGGCGAGGACATGATGTGCGGCGCGATGGACCTCGCGGTGATGGACGACGTCCGCCAGGTGGACGACCGCCAGGCCTTCACCATGGCGCGGCGCCTCGCGCGCGAGGAGGGCATCTTCGCCGGCGGCAGCGCCGGCGCCGCGGTGCACGTCGCCGTGCAGCTCGCCAAGGAGCTCGGCAAGGGCAAGACCATCGTCGTGCCCCTCCCCGACGGCGGGCGCGCCTACATCTCCAAGTTCTTCTCCGACGAGTGGATGCGCGACAACGGCTTCCCGGTCGCCGAGGGCGCCGAGGGCGTCGCGTCGGCCACCGTGCGCGACATCCTCGGCGGGCGTCGCGGCGAGGTGATCACCGCGCGGAAGACCGACAAGGTCGAGGTCGTGGTGAAGGCCATGAAGGAGCACGACATCTCGCAGATGCCGGTGGTGGACGACGCCGGCCGCGTGCTCGGGATGATCCACGAGTACGACCTGCTCAACTTCCTCATCGAGGGGAAGCACCGGCTCACCGAGGTGGTGGAGCCGCTCGTCCAGCCGCTGCAGGGCGTGGTGTCGGCCGACACCGCCATCGGCAAGCTGCGCGACATCTTCAACGACGACAACGTGGCGGTGGTGAAGGAGGGCGACAAGGTGACCGGCATCGTCACCAAGATCGACCTCATCGACTTCCTGGGCCGCAAGCTCCACTAG
- a CDS encoding nitric-oxide reductase large subunit, with translation MRYRGYWIALALVVFGSLAALAAFVPRIDSAKPPIPERVVGPGGALLAGPGAIQRGQNVWQSMGGQEVGTIWGHGAYVAPDWSADWLHRESVFVLERFARDEGASGFAALGPERQAGLKARLAAVMRRNTYDPSTGAVTLGAERAAAFRANAEHYGRVFRDGNDAYAIPRGALTDPGRLQDLAAFLWWTSWAAGTESPGSTVTYTQNWPHEPLVGNRPTGAALVWSVLSFVLLLAGIGGLVWYQSGREEHALRPALPERDPLFGLAPTPSQRATVKYFWVVAALLVVQILLGAVTAHYGVEGGGFYGFPLAEVLPYAVARTWHTQLGIFWIATSWLATGLYVAPAVSGHEPRGQAALVNVLFAALLVIVVGSLAGEWLSVKQRLPGDAWYWFGHQGYEYVDLGRFWQLFLFAGLFIWLFIMLRALWPALRGTAAPAGAGRSEAELAGRAGAPADSRPLLLLFVLSSVAIAAFYGAGLMYGKNSHLALVEYWRWWVVHLWVEGFFEVFATVVIAFLFVRLQLLDVHRATEAVFFSTIVFLAGGILGTFHHLYFTGTPAGVLAVGAVFSALEVVPLTLVGMEVWQNLRLARARSWLAAYRWPIYYFVAVAFWNLVGAGLFGFFINPPIALYYMQGLNTTPVHGHTALFGVYGMLGIGLMLFCLRALRPGAAWKNAPLAVSFWAINVGLSLMVLLSLLPLGLLQAWASVEVGTWWARSSEFLQTPTMNALRWLRVPGDTLFAIGAVILGWFVLGLKTGWSLERRGRVVAPGSTREEEPGTAARVGEGGRA, from the coding sequence ATGCGCTACCGCGGCTACTGGATCGCCCTCGCCCTCGTCGTGTTCGGCTCGCTCGCGGCGCTGGCGGCCTTCGTCCCGCGCATCGACTCGGCCAAGCCGCCCATCCCGGAGCGGGTGGTGGGCCCCGGCGGAGCGCTGCTGGCCGGGCCGGGCGCCATCCAGCGCGGCCAGAACGTCTGGCAGTCGATGGGCGGCCAGGAGGTCGGCACCATCTGGGGTCACGGCGCCTACGTCGCGCCCGACTGGAGCGCCGACTGGCTCCACCGCGAGAGCGTCTTCGTGCTGGAGCGGTTCGCCCGCGACGAGGGGGCGAGCGGGTTCGCGGCGCTCGGGCCGGAGCGGCAGGCCGGACTGAAGGCGCGGCTGGCCGCGGTGATGCGCCGCAACACCTACGACCCCTCGACCGGCGCCGTGACCCTCGGCGCGGAGCGGGCGGCCGCCTTCCGGGCCAACGCCGAGCACTACGGCCGCGTCTTCCGCGACGGCAACGACGCCTACGCCATCCCGCGGGGCGCGCTCACCGACCCGGGCCGGCTGCAGGACCTCGCCGCGTTCCTCTGGTGGACGAGCTGGGCGGCCGGGACCGAGAGCCCCGGCTCGACGGTCACCTACACCCAGAACTGGCCGCACGAGCCGCTCGTCGGCAACCGCCCCACGGGGGCGGCGCTGGTCTGGAGCGTGCTCTCCTTCGTGCTCCTGCTGGCCGGCATCGGCGGCCTGGTCTGGTACCAGTCCGGCCGCGAGGAGCACGCGCTCCGCCCGGCGCTGCCGGAGCGCGACCCGCTCTTCGGGCTCGCGCCCACGCCCAGCCAGCGCGCCACCGTGAAGTACTTCTGGGTGGTGGCGGCGCTCCTGGTGGTGCAGATCCTGCTCGGCGCCGTCACCGCCCACTACGGCGTGGAGGGCGGCGGGTTCTACGGCTTCCCGCTCGCGGAGGTGCTGCCGTACGCGGTGGCGCGCACCTGGCACACCCAGCTCGGCATCTTCTGGATCGCCACCTCCTGGCTCGCCACCGGCCTCTACGTGGCGCCGGCGGTGAGCGGGCACGAGCCGCGCGGCCAGGCCGCGCTGGTGAACGTGCTCTTCGCCGCCCTGCTGGTGATCGTGGTGGGGTCGCTCGCCGGCGAGTGGCTCTCGGTGAAGCAGCGGCTCCCCGGCGACGCCTGGTACTGGTTCGGCCACCAGGGGTACGAGTACGTGGACCTGGGCCGCTTCTGGCAGCTCTTCCTCTTCGCCGGGCTCTTCATCTGGCTCTTCATCATGCTGCGGGCGCTCTGGCCGGCGCTGCGCGGGACGGCCGCGCCGGCGGGGGCGGGGCGGAGCGAGGCGGAGCTGGCGGGGCGGGCCGGTGCGCCCGCCGACTCGAGGCCGCTCCTCCTGCTCTTCGTCCTCTCCAGCGTGGCCATCGCCGCCTTCTACGGCGCCGGGCTCATGTACGGGAAGAACAGCCACCTCGCGCTCGTCGAGTACTGGCGCTGGTGGGTGGTGCACCTCTGGGTGGAGGGGTTCTTCGAGGTCTTCGCCACCGTGGTGATCGCCTTCCTCTTCGTGCGGCTGCAGCTCCTCGACGTGCACCGCGCCACCGAGGCGGTCTTCTTCTCCACCATCGTCTTCCTGGCGGGCGGCATCCTCGGCACCTTCCACCACCTCTACTTCACCGGCACGCCGGCCGGGGTGCTGGCGGTGGGGGCGGTCTTCAGCGCCCTCGAGGTGGTGCCGCTCACGCTGGTGGGGATGGAGGTCTGGCAGAACCTGCGCCTGGCGCGCGCCCGGAGCTGGCTCGCCGCCTACCGCTGGCCCATCTACTACTTCGTGGCGGTGGCGTTCTGGAACCTGGTGGGCGCGGGGCTCTTCGGCTTCTTCATCAACCCGCCCATCGCGCTCTACTACATGCAGGGGCTCAACACGACGCCGGTCCACGGCCACACCGCGCTGTTCGGCGTGTACGGCATGCTCGGCATCGGCCTCATGCTCTTCTGCCTGCGGGCGCTGCGCCCCGGGGCGGCCTGGAAGAACGCGCCGCTGGCGGTCTCGTTCTGGGCCATCAACGTGGGGCTGTCGCTGATGGTGCTCCTGTCGCTCCTGCCGCTGGGGCTCCTGCAGGCCTGGGCCTCGGTGGAGGTCGGCACCTGGTGGGCCCGCTCGTCGGAGTTCCTGCAGACGCCCACCATGAACGCGCTCCGCTGGCTGCGCGTCCCGGGCGACACGCTCTTCGCCATCGGCGCGGTGATCCTGGGCTGGTTCGTGCTGGGGCTGAAGACGGGCTGGTCGCTCGAGCGGCGCGGCCGGGTGGTGGCGCCGGGCTCCACGCGGGAGGAGGAGCCCGGGACCGCGGCGAGGGTCGGCGAAGGCGGCCGGGCCTGA
- a CDS encoding MBL fold metallo-hydrolase, with the protein MLKLGRYQLASLLDCTFALDGGAMFGIVPKPLWEKKIPADARNRIRLAARCLLAVDEGSRRRIVVDDGMGERWDAKRVEIYGIERVQGGLLADLRRHGVEPEEVTDVVLTHLHFDHAGGTAVGPAGAAHLAFPNATWHLQRRNWQWAHAPSEKDGGSFREEDFALLAHSGRLHLVEGDAELFPDVELIVSEGHTVGQQLPRFHGDGTHLTFCGDVIPTHAHLRTSWVMGYDLYPLTTIEEKKMILAEALEEDGILFFEHDPAYAACRLAEEKGEPAFREPVAM; encoded by the coding sequence ATGCTGAAGCTCGGCCGTTACCAGCTCGCCTCGCTGCTCGACTGCACCTTCGCGCTCGACGGCGGCGCGATGTTCGGCATCGTCCCGAAGCCGCTCTGGGAGAAGAAGATCCCGGCCGACGCGCGGAACCGGATCCGGCTCGCCGCCCGGTGCCTCCTCGCCGTGGACGAGGGGAGCCGCCGGCGCATCGTGGTGGACGACGGGATGGGCGAGCGCTGGGATGCGAAGCGCGTCGAGATCTACGGGATCGAGCGCGTCCAGGGCGGGCTCCTCGCCGACCTGCGCCGGCACGGGGTCGAGCCGGAGGAGGTGACCGACGTGGTGCTCACCCACCTCCACTTCGACCACGCCGGCGGGACCGCGGTCGGGCCCGCGGGCGCGGCCCACCTCGCCTTCCCCAACGCCACCTGGCACCTGCAGCGGCGCAACTGGCAGTGGGCCCACGCGCCGAGCGAGAAGGACGGCGGGAGCTTCCGCGAGGAGGACTTCGCGCTCCTCGCCCACTCCGGGCGGCTGCACCTCGTGGAGGGGGACGCCGAGCTCTTCCCCGACGTGGAGCTCATCGTCTCGGAGGGGCACACCGTCGGGCAGCAGCTCCCGCGGTTCCACGGCGACGGCACCCACCTCACCTTCTGCGGCGACGTCATCCCGACCCACGCCCACCTGCGGACGAGCTGGGTGATGGGCTACGACCTCTACCCGCTCACCACGATCGAGGAGAAGAAGATGATCCTCGCCGAGGCGCTGGAGGAGGACGGGATCCTCTTCTTCGAGCACGATCCGGCCTACGCGGCCTGCCGCCTCGCCGAGGAGAAGGGCGAGCCGGCCTTCCGCGAACCGGTCGCGATGTAG
- a CDS encoding cystathionine gamma-synthase — protein sequence MADDKDLRFETLAIHAGQRPDPTTGAIMTPVYLTSTYVQDGPGEHKGYEYSRTQNPTRDALQGCLAALEGAKHGLAFASGLAATDALMHLLEAGDHVLVSDDVYGGTFRIFDKVYRRHGIEFSYVDASDARNVERGLRKNTRLVWLESPTNPMLKLVDLAEVSRLARAHGARTVVDNTFASPYFQQPLSLGIDVVTHSTTKYLNGHSDVVGGAVMTSDDALHERIKFLQNAVGGVPGPMDSFLVLRGLKTLHVRMERHAQNALAVARFLEGHPQVEKVTYPGLASHPQHELARRQMKGFGGMLTFVVKGGLEPARAFLKALRIFACAESLGGVESLIEHPAIMTHASVPPETRAKLGIADGFIRVSCGIEHVDDLVADLERGFAAAKRA from the coding sequence ATGGCCGACGACAAGGACCTCCGCTTCGAGACGCTGGCGATCCACGCCGGCCAGCGCCCCGACCCCACCACCGGCGCCATCATGACGCCGGTCTACCTCACGAGCACCTACGTGCAGGACGGCCCCGGCGAGCACAAGGGGTACGAGTACTCGCGCACGCAGAACCCGACGCGCGACGCGCTGCAGGGCTGCCTCGCCGCGCTCGAGGGGGCGAAGCACGGGCTCGCCTTCGCCTCCGGCCTCGCCGCCACCGACGCACTGATGCACCTCCTCGAGGCGGGCGACCACGTGCTCGTGTCCGACGACGTCTACGGCGGCACCTTCCGCATCTTCGACAAGGTGTACCGCCGGCACGGGATCGAGTTCAGCTACGTGGACGCGAGCGACGCCCGGAACGTGGAGCGCGGGCTCCGCAAGAACACCCGGCTCGTCTGGCTCGAGAGCCCGACCAACCCCATGCTGAAGCTGGTGGACCTCGCCGAGGTCTCGCGGCTCGCGCGGGCGCACGGCGCGCGCACCGTCGTGGACAACACCTTCGCCTCGCCCTACTTCCAGCAGCCGCTGTCGCTCGGGATCGACGTGGTCACCCACTCGACCACCAAGTACCTGAACGGCCACTCCGACGTCGTCGGCGGCGCCGTGATGACGAGCGACGACGCCCTCCACGAGCGGATCAAGTTCCTGCAGAACGCCGTGGGCGGCGTGCCCGGCCCCATGGACAGCTTCCTCGTGCTGCGCGGCCTCAAGACGCTGCACGTGCGGATGGAGCGCCACGCCCAGAACGCGCTCGCCGTGGCGAGGTTCCTGGAGGGCCACCCGCAGGTGGAGAAGGTCACCTACCCGGGCCTCGCCTCCCACCCGCAGCACGAGCTCGCCCGGCGCCAGATGAAGGGCTTCGGCGGCATGCTGACCTTCGTGGTGAAGGGCGGACTGGAGCCGGCCCGGGCCTTCCTGAAGGCGCTGCGGATCTTCGCCTGCGCCGAGTCGCTCGGGGGCGTCGAGAGCCTCATCGAGCACCCGGCCATCATGACCCACGCGAGCGTGCCCCCCGAGACCCGCGCGAAGCTCGGCATCGCCGACGGCTTCATCCGCGTCTCCTGCGGCATCGAGCACGTGGACGACCTCGTGGCCGACCTGGAGCGCGGGTTCGCGGCGGCGAAGCGGGCCTGA
- a CDS encoding NADH:flavin oxidoreductase/NADH oxidase translates to MNLFSPLKLRELTLRNRVGMSPMCQYSAEAGRANDWHLVHLGSRAVGGAGLVIFEATAVTPEGRISPADLGLWEDAQIEPLARIVRLVESHGAASCLQLAHAGRKASTRVPWEGEGAVPEAQGGWKVVAPSPVRFSDDYPSPAALDEAGIRRVVDAFAAAAGRARQAGFRSVEVHAAHGYLLHQFLSPLSNLRKDGYGGSFENRIRLTLEVARAVREAWPRELPVFIRISATDWAAGGWDLAQSVALAKALEGTVDLVDVSSGGLVPNAAISVGPGYQATFAEQIRREAGVATASVGMITSPAQADHIIRSGQADLVLLARELLRDPYWTLRAARELRQEGPWPKQYLRASR, encoded by the coding sequence ATGAACCTCTTCAGCCCCCTGAAGCTGCGCGAGCTGACCCTCCGCAACCGCGTCGGCATGTCCCCCATGTGCCAGTACTCGGCCGAGGCCGGCCGGGCCAACGACTGGCACCTCGTCCACCTCGGCAGCCGGGCGGTGGGCGGCGCCGGCCTCGTCATCTTCGAGGCCACCGCCGTCACGCCCGAGGGGCGCATCAGCCCCGCCGACCTCGGGCTCTGGGAGGACGCCCAGATCGAGCCGCTGGCGCGCATCGTCCGGCTCGTCGAGTCGCACGGCGCCGCCTCCTGCCTGCAGCTCGCCCACGCCGGTCGCAAGGCCAGCACACGCGTCCCGTGGGAGGGCGAGGGCGCGGTGCCGGAGGCGCAGGGCGGCTGGAAGGTGGTGGCGCCGAGCCCCGTCCGCTTCTCGGACGACTACCCGTCCCCCGCCGCGCTCGACGAGGCGGGGATCCGCCGGGTGGTGGACGCCTTCGCCGCCGCCGCCGGCCGCGCGCGGCAGGCCGGGTTCCGCTCCGTCGAGGTCCACGCCGCGCACGGCTACCTCCTGCACCAGTTCCTCTCCCCGCTCTCCAACCTGCGCAAGGACGGCTACGGCGGCTCGTTCGAGAACCGGATCCGGCTCACGCTCGAGGTGGCGCGCGCGGTGCGCGAGGCCTGGCCGAGGGAGCTGCCGGTCTTCATCCGCATCTCCGCCACCGACTGGGCCGCGGGGGGCTGGGACCTCGCGCAGTCGGTCGCGCTCGCGAAGGCGCTAGAGGGGACGGTGGACCTCGTGGACGTCTCGTCGGGCGGGCTCGTCCCCAACGCGGCCATCAGCGTGGGCCCCGGCTACCAGGCCACCTTCGCCGAGCAGATCCGGCGCGAGGCCGGCGTCGCCACCGCCTCGGTCGGCATGATCACCTCCCCGGCGCAGGCCGACCACATCATCCGCAGCGGCCAGGCGGACCTCGTGCTCCTCGCCCGCGAGCTGCTGCGCGATCCGTACTGGACCCTGCGCGCCGCCCGCGAGCTGCGCCAGGAAGGGCCCTGGCCGAAGCAGTACCTGCGCGCCTCCCGGTAG